The Cryptococcus decagattii chromosome 1, complete sequence genome includes a region encoding these proteins:
- a CDS encoding eukaryotic translation initiation factor 3 subunit L has protein sequence MADPSAFYEPEEDELLSQLAIPVHTYQPLSEGDEYRRLQQLEQHAYAQQTAMAQEQEMEQLAALELVPEDVKRFLVMFHQAILENDLPTITSMYESGWNKLTQAHYLNNEWPEAELIAPLVGNDQVFLTLYRELYFRHVYARLQPTIDDRFQSYENICELFNYLLNSEGPVPLDLPIQWLWDMLDEFVYQFTSFSHWRSSPKSKTEEELEMLAESPNIWSSYSVLNVLYSLVQKSQINEQLKAERTGKSAEDVAEVAGEYGSKPLYKNLGYFSLICLLHVHVLLGDPTLALQTMENVDLGNAAFLTRITACHVTTYYHVGCAYMALGRWPDAIKTFVSVLIFFIRMKQYHTRSYQYGSIAKTCERMYALLAICTTLSPGPSDENIMTIVKEHYGDQLAILQRGGPEAVEAFKDLYLQACPKYLNVNPPPYEDASALEAWLANPPADATQRHLELFLSDVQAVQGVNGMRNLLKLYTSIDAAKLAAFSVSGEEEGEEEVLQQLMVLKSASSTYGRGQAETTLLDGERKVTNNLDFTIDGTMVHVEETTSHRRYAGFFIRNAEHAQRALSSIKSAPLPIRKPASSSAPAPATTSAPISKSGESAASAPAEAPAAAPEKKAGAWVPKSRQARIAA, from the exons ATGGCCGACCCTAGCGCTTTTTACGAACCTGAAGAGGACGAACTCCTCTCTCAGCTCGCTATCCCCGTCCATACCTATCAGCCCCTTTCCGAAGGCGACGAATACAGGCGCCTCCAGCAACTCGAGCAGCATGCTTACGCCCAGCAGACCGCCATGGCCCAAGAGCAGGAGATGGAGCAGCTCGCCGCTTTGGAGCTCGTCCCGGAGGATGTGAAGAGGTTCTTGGTCATGTTCCACCAGGCCATCTTGGAGAACGATTTGCCTACCATTACTAGCATGTACGAGTCTGGATGGAACAAGCTCACTCAG GCTCATTATCTTAACAATGAGTGGCCCGAGGCTGAGCTCATCGCTCCTCTTGTTGGCAATG ACCAGGTGTTCTTGACTCTTTATCGAGAGCTTTACTTCCGACACGTCTATGCTAGGCTCCAGCCCACCATTGACGACCGATTCCAATCCTATGAAAACATTTGCGAACTTTTCAACTACCTCCTCA ATTCTGAAGGTCCCGTTCCCCTTGACCTCCCTATCCAATGGCTTTGGGACATGCTCGATGAGTTTGTCTACCAAttcacctctttctctcaCTGGCGCTCTTCTCCCAAGTCCAAGACAGAGGAGGAGCTCGAGATGCTCGCCGAATCACCAAACATTTGGTCCTCTTACTCTGTCTTGAACGTCCTCTATTCTCTTGTTCAAAAGTCTCAAATCAACGAGCAACTCAAGGCTGAGAGGACGGGCAAGTCTGCTGAGGACGTTGCCGAGGTTGCTGGAGAGTATGGAAGTAAGCCCCTTTACAAGAACTTGGGTTACTTCTCTTTGATTTGCTTGTTGCACGTTCACGTGTTATTGGGTGACCCTACTT TGGCTTTGCAGACTATGGAGAACGTTGACCTTGGTAACGCCGCTTTCCTTACTAGGATCACCGCTTGCCACGTTACAACTTACTACCATGTTGGATGTGCCTATATGGCTCTCGGACGTTGGCCTGACGCTATCAAGACCTTCGTCTCtgtcctcatcttcttcatccgtATGAAGCAGTACCATACCAGGTCATATCAGTACGGTTCC ATCGCCAAGACTTGTGAGCGAATGTACGCCCTTCTTGCCATCTGCACCACTCTTTCCCCTGGTCCCTCCGACGAAAACATCATGACCATTGTCAAGGAGCATTACGGTGACCAACTTGCTATCCTCCAACGTGGCGGCCCCGAGGCAGTTGAGGCCTTCAAAGATCTCTACCTCCAAGCTTGCCCTAAATACCTCAATGTTAACCCTCCTCCCTATGAAGATGCTTCTGCTCTCGAGGCCTGGCTGGCCAACCCCCCTGCGGATGCTACCCAGAGGCATCTCGAGTTGTTCTTGAGCGATGTTCAGGCTGTTCAGGGTGTTAACGGCATGAGAAACCTGTTGAAGCTTTACACATCTATTGATGCTGCAAAACTTGCGGCGTTCTCGGTATctggagaagaggaaggcgaagaagaggtgtTACAGCAATTGATGGTGCTTAAGAGTGCCAGCAGTACTTATGGACGAGGACAAGCCGAGACAACATTGTTGGACGGTGAGCGGAAAGTGACCAACAACTTGGATTTCACCATTGATGGA ACCATGGTTCACGTTGAGGAAACCACTTCCCACAGAAGATATGCTGGCTTCTTCATCCGAAATGCCGAGCACGCCCAACGTGCGCTTTCATCTATAAAATCAGCCCCTTTGCCCATTCGTAAACCTGCTTCATCGtctgctcctgctcccGCTACCACCTCGGCGCCTATAAGCAAATCTGGTGAATCAGCAGCCTCTGCACCTGCAGAGGCTCCCGCGGCGGCTCCGGAAAAGAAGGCTGGTGCTTGGGTGCCAAAGTCTAGACAAGCAAGGATTGCGGCTtaa
- a CDS encoding ubiquitin-like protein 5, whose amino-acid sequence MPRSPSPSHDYDRPRSRSRSPPPRKKPKELSFYKKSSSSMGSLSHRRDPLDEPTSKERAEARERGEVPRRFGGTREQGVRNTMGNVPSASVGSFKRGGDPLDRYGVRGDPRDERRDEYRRDDSYRRDRDRDDRRDRDRNDHRRDRDRRDRDRDRDNERRTDRDREGSRRDAPPAAAPSSTSVPPQRLTAAPNAASMRLIEVIANDRLGRKVRVKCLPTDTVGDLKRLIAAQTGTTAQKIQLKKWYTAFKDHVSLQDYEIHDGMSLEMY is encoded by the exons ATGCCTCGCTCTCCATCCCCCAGCCACGATTATGACCGTCCTCGCTCCCGATCTCGATCTCCACCACCTCGTAAAAAGCCCAAGGAGCTCTCATTCTATAAAaaatcctcatcttcaatgGGCTCACTCTCTCACCGCCGCGATCCTCTGGACGAACCTACCTCGAAAGAACGAGCTGAGGCTAGAGAACGTGGGGAAGTGCCAAGGAGGTTTGGCGGGACGAGGGAGCAGGGGGTGAGGAATACGATGGGGAATGTACCTTCTGCATCTGTTGGCAGTTTTAAAAGAGGTGGAGACCCGCTGGATCGGTACGGTGTCCGAGGAGATCCAAGggatgagagaagagatgaatATAGGAGAGACGATTCTTATAGGAGGGATAGAGATAGAGATGATAGGAGAGATAGGGACAGAAATGACCATAGAAGGGATAGGGATCGACGGGATAGAGATAGGGACAGGGATAACGAAAGGAGGACAGATCGTGATAGGGAGGGATCACGTCGAGATGCTCCCCCTGCTGCCGCTCCAAGTTCCACAAGCGTTCCTCCCCAAAGGCTGACCGCCGCTCCGAATGCGGCATCCATGAGGTTGATCGAAGTTATTGCGAATGACCGTTTAGGACGTAAAG TGCGAGTCAAGTGCCTTCCTACGGATACTGTTGGCGACCTCAAACGTCTTATCGCCGCCCAAACCGGTACGACGGCCCAAAAGATCCAGCTTAAAAAGTGGTACACTGCGTTCAAAGATCATGTATCATTGCAGGATTATGAGATCCACGACGGAATG AGTTTGGAAATGTACTAA
- a CDS encoding ATP-dependent (S)-NAD(P)H-hydrate dehydratase, translating into MASRQHAHLLSLARGMIPPLHPKLHKGQAGRIGVLGGSGDYSGAPYFSSMGAMRFGADLAHVICEPSAGAVIKTYSPDLIVHTILDPQKSREDIRSALKGVMSRLHVLIIGPGLGRDDHMQSCAKIAFELARDMEQMGVVVDADGLWLVQNEPKVVMDWPGVPRIILTPNVMEFKRLCDTMKIDSSGPHISLCPQLATALGNATIIQKGPSDIISNGLKLPSSFLSDESEGEQNYLEVKVEGGLKRVGGQGDILSGSTGVLLAWGSEWVRGSYEHVGHPPPQEKAIAENIPILAAYGASTFNRTVSKRGFQKKGRSMVTGDLVDMVGDVYEEVFGNPGEMEGRGKL; encoded by the exons ATGGCATCCAGGCAACACGcccacctcctctcccttgCGAGGGGCATGatccctcctctccacccaAAGCTTCACAAGGGTCAAGCCG GTCGAATCGGTGTACTTGGTGGATCAGGCGA CTATTCAGGAGCCCCCTACTTTTCTTCCATGGGTGCCATGCGTTTTGGAGCTGATTTAGCACATGTCATTTGTGAACCTTCTGCTGGGGCAGTTATCAAGACCTA CTCTCCTGATTTGATCGTTCACACCATCCTCGACCCTCAGAAGTCTCGAGAGGACATCAGGTCCGCCCTCAAGGGCGTCATGTCTCGCTTGCATGTGCTCATCATTGGCCCTGGTCTAGGAAGGGACGACCACATGCAGAGCTGTGCCAAAATTGCCTTTGAACTGGCCAGGGACATGGAACAGATGGGCGTTGTAGTGGACGCTGATGGATTATGGCTTGTCCAG AATGAGCCCAAGGTAGTCATGGACTGGCCTGGTGTCCCTCGCATCATACTTACTCCCAATGTCATGGAGTTCAAGCGCCTTTGTGACACCATG AAAATTGATTCATCTGGTCCCCATATCTCATTGTGCCCTCAGCTCGCTACTGCTCTCGGCAATGCCACCATCATTCAGAAGGGTCCCAGCGATATTATCTCCAATGGTCTGAAgcttccatcatcatttcttTCTGATGAATCAGAAGGAGAGCAGAATTACTTGGAAGTGAAGGTAGAAGGGGGCTTGAAGCGGGTTGGTGGCCAGGGAGATATCTTGAGTGGTAGTACCGGCGTTCTACTCGCCTGGGGTAGCGAATGGGTTCGAGGCTCTTATGA ACATGTGGGTCATCCCCCTCCTCAAGAAAAGGCTATTGCAGAGAACATCCCTATCCTTGCTGCATATGGTGCTTCTACGTTCAATCGAACTGTTTCAAAACGAGGTTTCCAGAAAAAGGGCAGAAGTATGGTCACTGGTGATCTCGTTGACATGGTTGGGGATGTTTACGAGGAGGTTTTCGGGAATCCAGGAGAAATGGAGGGCCGGGGTAAACTTTAG